AGCTCACTGTCCACCCTGTGGGCTCTTTGATGCGGTTCAAATTGGGTCGTCGATAGCCAACAAGTGCGGTAGAGACGGTATAGGGATTAGAGAATCAAGGGGTGGGGAAGGCAGGGCAAGAAAGACATCATGGGTTGGCCAGCAACACACCCATGTAAGCAAGAAGACGGTCCCTTCTTGACTGGAAAGGTTGTGAAAGGTGCCTTGATGTGGGCTGATGCTCTCATTTTTTGATAGTCGAAGTCGGTGTATGATTGACATGCCGCTACCGTAGAAGAGGTCTCTGATACGCTCCACAGCGCACACTCGAGAACAACATGACCAACGAAGAAGAGACGTCGTGATACAATCCGATTTTTCCATACGCTGGAGGAGTCTTGTCTCTCGCTGAGAACCAAAGGCCGCATGAGACCCTGCTGGCTCCTAGTCAGGACCAAGGTGGAAACTGCTTCGTGTCCACGACAAAGAGGCAATAATCGCGAATCCATCGCATTTACGGCATGGTGCTTTGGGAGCGAACGGAGCAACGGGGGAATATATATAGTTAGGAACAATCATGCGACAAGCAGTGGGCATTGTTGCAGGGGCTGAGAAAGGATGATGAAAGTTTGGGTATCGGAAGACATCTCGTTCATGTGAGGTTGCATCTTGTAGGTGGTCCCAGCAATGTCTTTAAAACCAAAAAGAAATGTCAATCCGTTCATGATCCTCTTCGACAGTTACGTCATTTTTGAGGCGCTGCGTAAGGAAAGAGTCGTTTAAAGAGCAGACGACGAGAAACGAACCGTGCCAGGCCTTGGCAATAGCTCGACTTTGAACCCATCAGAAGAGAGGGCGTTTGTAGACTTGTGCCAGGAGCTGGCTGCAAGTTTTACCGTGTGGCTTTAGGTGTTTATATAGGGAGATCAATGTTGAGGGTTGAAGCTTTGAGACTCTTTTTTCCTGCGGATACTCGCTACCTTTTATAGACGGTATTGATTTGATTGTTCATACACTTCAGCTCTCGTGGTTGTCTTGCTTTGGCCCAATCCAGCCAATCATCAAGCTACACAAGTCGTCAATGTTGCTAGGAAATGCCTTAACAAGCCATGCAGTTTGCTACTCTCTCCCTTTGTTATCGGTAGCAGCCACACTTGTTTCTGTAAAAGCAATCCTGACTTGCTCTTAGTgggtttttttctttcttccttttcAGCATGCACTTGCGTGGTTTGTGGTACTCACACAAACATTTCGGCCCAAGGTTATCACCAAGCTAGAGCAAGCGGGCATCACACACAGCATCAAGAATCACAAGCAACACAAACACTGTAAGACATGTTAATGATTGATATCATAAATGCATTCAACTAAAACGCTATCCAATCGCTAAAACTCCAATGGTATCCCCAGTTTTTTTAAACTCCAAGTCATGAATCCCGGGTCTTTCGGACCTCGGGAAGCGCCCACTGCCGCATCCATCTCGACTCCAGCAGCTCCCGGGCCGAAGCCCGGTTCTCGGGGCGGAAGGTGATCAtctgcttcatcatctcgataAACGCTTCCTTCTCATTCTCCGACATTGTCTTCATGCCGTTTTCTCGTCTGCTCTGCTGGATGCTTCGCTCCAGTCTGTCTTCCCATGTGAAGCCCCTGTCGGCGGATTGCACCGGTGTGACGTCCATGTCTTCTTCGGCCCAGTATTCGGGTTGGCTTCTTCCGTAGACTGACCACTCTTCTGGTATTTCTCCAAGCAGGTCGGTCTGATCTCGTAGAATCTCGTCTTCGGACAGCGTCCAAGCGTCGAACAATGGACTTTGTCCCATGACCCCCCAGATCAAGCATCCAAGACTCCAAATATCGGAACTGAAAGAAAGAGGCTGGCATGCATCAGGGAATTGAGCCTCGGGTGCTCGGTATCGGATCGGGGCGTTGCAGTATTGTCGCTTCTCGTTGGAGGGTTTATACGATTCGCCAAAGTCGCCCAAAAGAATCCTTGCATCCGCCAGGGTCACTTCCTCGCTCTTTTGACCCAGCCAAATAGGCAGCACAGCGTGGTGAGGCGCGTTTTCGTCGAGGGGAGCTCCATCCAGTCTAGTCACGGGAACCGTTTCGGGTTGACTGTGCTTCTTGTGAAGCTGATCCGGGGAGAGACGCCTGATTCGTTCAGGGAGCCGTAGTAGTACGTTGTCCAGATGCAAGTCTATACCAAATTAGTTTCTGTAGCAGATCAACGATATCATCTTCTCTCACCTCCATGCACCACGCCGCCCTCGTGGAGGTAGGCCAAGGCCTGGACCACCTGAGCAGCAATAGCTCGGGCAGTCCGCGGCTGGAACAGTCTACAGAACGAAGCGTCCTTGGCGAGACGTAGAGACATCATGGCAGGGTCGTTGACCAAGCACGTATGCCTCCCATTGGGTCCATCAAAGTGAAAGTTGTCCGTCACATGTCGGATAAGTGACTTTCCAGGATACTTGCTTCCAGGTCTGGCCGCAAGGTGCTGAAGAATGTCTACCTCTGTCGAGTCCTCTCCAAAGTCGGCCAGCACAATCTTCAAGGCGGCATACTTTTGCTTCAAGATATCCCACGAGAGCCACACAGTCGAATAGCCGCCATGTccgagcttgttgaggatgagataGCGGTTGTTGAGCGTCTCACCCAGCGAGACGGGATGGAAGCCGCCATGGCAGTACTgctcgaggttctcgacaTGCTCGATGTAGTTGAAGGTGTATCCCATGCTGATCAGTCTGGCGTTGTGATCCTCCATCAAGGTAGGCTGAGATACTTGAGCGGCGGTGGCAAGCCCCCGGGTCGCAATCCTCGGTACCATTCCCTTTAGACCAAAACATCTCCTAGCTCCAGATACCAGAGTCAAAGAAGGCCGCCGCAGCGACTTGAAACCGCGAGTCGCCATGTCGTTTCAGTCAGGAGTTGTTGTATAGGTGAGTGGTGTTTGTTGTATGAGCATGTTCAGGGACGGAGGCCAGACGCGTCAAGCCTCTCGTCTTGAGCTACAGGTCTATCCCATACCGGTGCAATGGAAGATGACTGAGTAGAGAAACAGACGACATAATAGAGCCGAGCCATGGTTGTTACTCATATGATGATGGTCTGATGGAGACACTCGGTTGAAGGGATGCATTCCGGGGTGGGAGATGCCCCAGGCACCAACTTTTCGGTCAAGTTCCGAGAGGTCCACGGTGTGCGGCTGcaataataaaagaaatctCGATGGACACACCAAATTAATCGGAGGCTGCCGCAATGCACGTCGCAGCTAGCGCAAGCGCCCGGTTGCTGTGCTGTTGGTTTTGGACGTTGTGTTGACTGACCGCCATATGGTATGGGACATCTCGGTTGCTGCGTTGACGGTTGCATTTTCGAGTCGCTTCACATGGCGGCAGGGAGCTTGAAAATTTGCCATCAGGTGACAGTACCGTGATTTCGTCCGCCTTGTTTCAACATCTAAGGGGCAAATCAGCTAATTGCCCGAGATGAATCAGGTGAATAGGGCGAGAATGAACAGCAACTTATACCTGAATAGCCGTCATGAAGTTGCATGCTCGGTGTGGCCTGACCTGACTCATATCTTATCTTTGTCCGGGGGAATCGTCTGGGGACTCCATCCGGGGAAGCCATTCAGCCGATCAATCACAGCCGGTCTTCCACGTCCCCACAGTCCATATCGAGTAGGAGCCGGCTTGGGGTTGAACGGCTTGATATTAGCCTATTAGTGTCTATGTCTTTGTTAGTTGATAATCTGTGAGATCTGGATAGTCTGGGGAACAACCTTGTCGAGACCTAGTTGTGCGGATTAACCACACTCGAGACATCCATTGACAGGACTTTGGGGCCATACACACAAATGTCGCCACTCAGAAGCCAACAGCTCTCAAAGCCTCCTCCTGAGATGACTTACTTGAACAGACAAGTCAAACTTGACTCGTCCACCTATTCGGACAAATTCATGAGCAAGAGGGTAAAATGAAGAGGAATTAACGCTGTTTCCTCGTCAAGTGCCTTCTTCACTCCCTCCGCAAcctgaagctcctcctcagtaAACGAGTTCAAGTACAAACACCTCCAAAATCATGAATCTTGGCATCTCCATTCTCCAGCTGGCAGCAGTGCCATGACCTTCGAAGTCGACGCAAATCTCAGAACAGCCAGCACTGGCTGGCAGCTGGCAACTGGATATCCATCACGTTCCACCCGTTGATAAAAATCTTGAAAATTTTCTCTCAGGATCTTCTCTCCCCCATTGGTTTCTTGAACACTCGTTTCTTGACCTTTTGTGAACAGAGCTCGTTGTTTGCATTCTTGCATCGTCACTTGACGATTCGATACACCACCGTCTGTAAAAAGCACCATCAATCACTTGATCACACAGTCGGTGTATCAAAACGATCAAGATGAGTCTCGAAAAGTTCCTCTTGtcgctcctcatcctcttctccgGCATGGTCTGTCATCATCCATCAGCCACAAGCCCAACAGCATCTCTGACACTTGGCAGGCCCTCGCAGAACCCGACATCACGCTTGGCGACAATACGTCGGCTCACCCTCTCCTCAAATACACTCCCGGCCCTCTGCCCTCCATCCTTCGCACCATGGTCAAGGACCCCCATGGCCTTCTGCGCATCGGCACTGATGGCGTGCTCCGCAGCTTCGCCGCCAACGCCTCCGTCCTCGACTACCGCCACCTCTCGTCGGCGCAGACTCACGGCCTTGCCCCCGACGGACGCGGTGTCCTCTCCGAGGCGGCTATCCTGCACTCCCCCCGTGGCGCCGTCGAGGGGCGGGCCTCAGCGGCTGGCGCGGGCCGGCCGGTCGGCGTGGGTGTCCCTGCGGCCAGGAGCACCGATCCCGCCGCAGCTGAAGTCGTCCACCCCGAGATTCTGGGCGAGTGTGCTCCCCCGGTTGCGTGCTGGAACAGCACGACCTGCGGCGGTGGGTGCGGAGCGTGCACTTATTTCGGCTTCTTCCCGTACGGACTGTGTCTGTCCGGATGAACAGAGAAGGGATGAGAAAAGCAAGCAGTCAGGATGTTGATGATTATCAAGCGGGGTGCGCATGTACAGGCGGGCCAATGTCGACACAACCCGGGGTTGGTGCGCACGTCAGAGTCTGGGGTGTCTTCAAGACCGGGAGTGAGGCCGGTTAGAGATTGCACTGCAGGCTGGAAGGATTGGATTGGGGTTCTGACTTGCACATGAGGCAGCCACGACAGTTGATCAATATGTACCTCCCTTGCACAATGCATCATTTTTGCTGCTTTACAACCCCTTCACTCGGGGATATGCCGGGGTGATGAATCTGGGGAAACCTGGGGAAACAGGCATCAGAtgaagaggccatcaaccaTGATAGGATGAGACGAGGTTCCCTTGGTCGACTGAAGATAAGCTCCAACGCCCGCTATCAACCGTCTGCATCTGTGTGTCTGCATCTGGTCCGTgtgccctccttcttgttccccctcaacaccatcccaATATCATGCCCGCATATCTTCCAAcgcctctccctccctcgcTTGCTGCGTCTTCCCCTCCTCGCTTTGCTTtgggctgctgttgctgcatATTTCGTCACATATCTCCTCGGACTTGAATCCCaccctcccccctccccacGGCCCTCGGGATCTACGCTGCACCTCCTGTCTATCACCCCCGCCTTTCAGCCGCCTAAACGTCTTGGATACATACAGTAGCGCAGCCTTTGGGTGTCATGACCTCGACTGGCGATGCACATGCCAGCCTCAAACGCTTTTCCCGATCCCGGCTCGGCTCTAGAGTGGCTATTATCACAAGCCAACAATGCAGCCTCTACGCACAGCTTGTCCAGCTCACAAGCCATGTCCTGCTTCAACGCTTCGAATTGGCCTACCACTATCCGCGCCGCATCCAATTCCCCGCCCCCGCGTCAATCACACCCCCAATACCTATCTTTTGCTTGTTTAGCCTCTACCTCTCTTATCTCCCTCGCTTCCCCTTGTTCTCGTCTCTCTTTTTATCCAGCCCTCCTTCACCCCGCTCCCCCCTTCCCATACCCCCAGACGTCCCCCAGACGCCTCCCGCTTGGCGTTGCAGCCACGTCTATGCACTTCCGCCCAATGCCAGAAACGAGACGAGAAACATCCTCGGGAGCCATCTCTTGACCTCTGTCATGGTTGCCTGACCTTGCCTTCGCTATGCCCTCGCCTAACTTTAGCTCTATGCCTTTCTCTTGGCAGTGTCTTCTTGGCAAATTCAACTGTCACTGTGGCACTGATCATGAGATGTAATTGTCACGGTACATGACAAGTAGTTACGAAGTCATTACACTCGACAGTTCACAGTGGGCTCAGACAAACAAGTTGTGTCATCTTTCTCTTGATGATTATGATGATGCCTCCGAAGCCTGCTCCTTTCTGGGCGGCCTGGGCTATTCATGGCTACTAAGATACAGTGGCTCTCGTCGCTTGGTATTTCCAACACATGGGATCTGTTTTCATCCCACCCGT
This Fusarium keratoplasticum isolate Fu6.1 chromosome 6, whole genome shotgun sequence DNA region includes the following protein-coding sequences:
- a CDS encoding Protein kinase domain-containing protein — translated: MATRGFKSLRRPSLTLVSGARRCFGLKGMVPRIATRGLATAAQVSQPTLMEDHNARLISMGYTFNYIEHVENLEQYCHGGFHPVSLGETLNNRYLILNKLGHGGYSTVWLSWDILKQKYAALKIVLADFGEDSTEVDILQHLAARPGSKYPGKSLIRHVTDNFHFDGPNGRHTCLVNDPAMMSLRLAKDASFCRLFQPRTARAIAAQVVQALAYLHEGGVVHGDLHLDNVLLRLPERIRRLSPDQLHKKHSQPETVPVTRLDGAPLDENAPHHAVLPIWLGQKSEEVTLADARILLGDFGESYKPSNEKRQYCNAPIRYRAPEAQFPDACQPLSFSSDIWSLGCLIWGVMGQSPLFDAWTLSEDEILRDQTDLLGEIPEEWSVYGRSQPEYWAEEDMDVTPVQSADRGFTWEDRLERSIQQSRRENGMKTMSENEKEAFIEMMKQMITFRPENRASARELLESRWMRQWALPEVRKTRDS